Proteins from one Cryptomeria japonica chromosome 4, Sugi_1.0, whole genome shotgun sequence genomic window:
- the LOC131033123 gene encoding uncharacterized protein LOC131033123, which translates to MASIKLQLAMTTRVWFVLFSPLNYLGCSCFGSMDSASHSLSGVLQDFALRIPVEWMVRILVVISMLLQLVLVVLGPRRYYISSGIFRLVVWGAYISADAVAISAFGTMMHNAGRGIYGIWAPVLLLHLGGPDAITAYSMADNELWLRHAFNMVYQVSVAVHVMYSSALEGHALASAILLLVAGVIKYGERILALWLGTYSQIVSSCLPIAKYMKDGNVVQRRGYVVMGENQLNRMIENEAGASSKAKANKEAGTQVLSLEGREIITMQDVENANIQGKDYNLCLSHALFKMYKRRFVSLPFEEGDRPETKDICADKLTGLEAFRIAEMELKFMYDAIFSKWRGAAFSKWGIAARLLNTTLVGVSGFLILKGEYSETQRTVTYVVISVALVVEVFQFCRIMISDWTRVNLICARVDEMKWCRSCRMKVLEIAEVVLDKIQNVVGGNIYRNNGIHQHCLMETCLNSSPFVWKIAELLPKDNFVVNGYIKARHIHKVSVEEDLKVCICDILQQALDFPDKKVLKIRIYEEIIKISTEIKSRSDNLEEVILLLHVATTICDMKRILLGEEENKNVRLSRIMSRYCAYLLLSRPNLLPLHPDMTRIAYLELVERLLKIQKSTMGVLGKHSHSQFIEAVSVEAKALLGAATNLARELLGKEENRRWKSLVKCWSGLVIYIACYNKATFHAECLATGGEFLSQVWVLLGHLGCGEQSDSAVKVKVEASKGIYS; encoded by the coding sequence atggcatctataAAGCTGCAGCTTGCCATGACGACGAGAGTGTGGTTTGTTTTGTTTTCTCCTTTGAACTATCTTGGTTGTTCTTGTTTCGGGTCCATGGATTCGGCAAGTCATTCTCTGTCGGGTGTCTTGCAAGATTTTGCACTGCGGATTCCAGTTGAATGGATGGTAAGGATTTTAGTAGTCATTAGCATGCTACTGCAGCTTGTTTTGGTTGTTCTTGGTCCGCGCAGATATTATATTTCAAGTGGAATTTTTCGTTTAGTGGTGTGGGGAGCTTACATTTCTGCGGATGCTGTGGCCATATCCGCATTTGGCACCATGATGCACAACGCTGGAAGAGGGATATATGGAATATGGGCTCCAGTCTTGCTGCTGCATTTGGGAGGACCGGATGCCATAACTGCCTATTCCATGGCCGATAATGAGCTATGGTTGAGACATGCATTCAACATGGTTTATCAAGTTTCAGTGGCAGTGCATGTTATGTACTCATCGGCGTTGGAAGGCCATGCATTGGCTTCCGCTATTCTTCTACTGGTTGCAGGGGTCATAAAGTATGGAGAAAGGATCCTCGCTTTGTGGCTTGGTACCTATTCTCAAATTGTTAGCTCGTGTCTGCCGATTGCCAAATATATGAAGGATGGAAATGTTGTACAACGTCGTGGGTATGTCGTTATGGGAGAGAATCAACTGAATAGAATGATCGAGAATGAGGCGGGAGCATCTTCAAAAGCAAAAGCAAATAAAGAAGCAGGGACACAGGTCCTTTCACTTGAAGGAAGAGAGATAATAACCATGCAGGATGTTGAGAACGCTAATATTCAAGGGAAGGACTACAATCTCTGCCTTTCCCATGCTTTGTTCAAAATGTACAAGCGGAGGTTTGTAAGTTTGCCTTTTGAAGAAGGAGATCGGCCGGAGACAAAAGACATCTGTGCTGATAAGCTGACTGGTTTGGAAGCATTCAGAATTGCAGAGATGGAATTGAAATTCATGTACGATGCAATTTTCTCCAAGTGGAGAGGCGCAGCGTTCAGTAAGTGGGGTATTGCAGCACGCCTTCTCAACACCACTCTCGTGGGAGTCTCGGGGTTTCTGATATTGAAAGGAGAATACAGCGAAACGCAGCGGACGGTGACATACGTTGTGATTTCAGTAGCGCTTGTGGTGGAGGTGTTTCAGTTCTGCCGCATCATGATATCGGACTGGACTAGGGTCAACTTAATCTGCGCTCGTGTTGACGAAATGAAGTGGTGCAGAAGCTGCAGAATGAAGGTATTAGAGATTGCTGAAGTTGTGCTGGACAAGATTCAGAATGTGGTTGGAGGAAACATCTACAGGAACAACGGAATTCACCAACACTGCTTGATGGAGACTTGCCTTAATAGTTCTCCTTTCGTGTGGAAGATAGCAGAATTGTTACCAAAAGACAATTTTGTAGTAAACGGATACATCAAAGCACGGCACATCCACAAAGTTTCTGTCGAAGAAGATCTTAAAGTCTGCATTTGTGATATCCTTCAACAGGCACTTGACTTTCCGGATAAAAAAGTGTTAAAGATACGTATTTATGAAGAAATTATAAAGATCAGCACGGAAATCAAGAGTCGCTCTGACAATCTTGAAGAGGTCATTCTACTGTTGCATGTAGCTACCACGATTTGCGACATGAAGAGAATATTGCTAGGAGAGGAGGAGAATAAGAATGTACGTTTGAGCAGAATAATGTCAAGGTACTGTGCATATCTGCTTCTGTCACGTCCCAATCTTTTGCCGCTACACCCGGATATGACAAGGATTGCATACTTGGAACTTGTGGAACGCCTTCTGAAGATACAGAAGAGCACAATGGGAGTTTTGGGCAAACATTCtcattctcaatttatagaagcgGTAAGCGTGGAAGCCAAAGCTTTACTAGGCGCAGCCACTAATCTTGCACGGGAGTTGCTCGGGAAAGAAGAAAACAGAAGGTGGAAGTCATTGGTCAAGTGCTGGAGTGGGTTGGTGATATACATAGCGTGCTACAATAAGGCAACATTTCATGCAGAGTGCCTAGCTACTGGAGGGGAATTTCTGAGTCAAGTGTGGGTTTTACTGGGTCATTTGGGATGTGGAGAACAGTCTGACTCTGCTGTAAAGGTGAAGGTTGAGGCGTCGAAGGGTATCTATTCATGA